A section of the Stenotrophomonas acidaminiphila genome encodes:
- a CDS encoding uracil-DNA glycosylase, with amino-acid sequence MHDFDALMARIRACRLCQAQLPLGCRPVLQASPGTRLLIVSQAPGRKVHETGIPFNDPSGERLRGWLGIDWPTFYDAARVAIVPMGFCFPGTGSNGDLPPRPECAPTWHPQLLPRLEQLRLTLAIGQYAQAGLLGDRRGRTLTGTVQAWRQHLQRGVLPLPHPSPRNRLWLVRNPWFESDLLPVLRARVADALAG; translated from the coding sequence ATGCACGACTTCGATGCGCTGATGGCACGCATCCGCGCCTGCCGGCTCTGCCAGGCGCAGTTGCCGCTGGGCTGCCGTCCGGTGCTGCAGGCCTCGCCGGGCACGCGCCTGCTGATCGTCAGCCAGGCGCCGGGGCGCAAGGTGCACGAGACCGGCATTCCCTTCAACGATCCCAGCGGCGAGCGCCTGCGCGGCTGGCTGGGGATCGACTGGCCGACGTTCTACGACGCCGCCAGGGTCGCCATCGTGCCGATGGGCTTCTGCTTCCCCGGCACCGGCAGCAACGGCGACCTGCCGCCGCGCCCCGAATGCGCCCCCACGTGGCATCCGCAGTTGCTGCCACGGCTGGAACAACTGCGCCTCACGCTGGCGATCGGCCAGTACGCACAGGCCGGCCTGCTCGGCGACCGACGCGGCCGCACGCTCACCGGGACCGTGCAGGCCTGGCGCCAGCACCTGCAGCGCGGCGTGCTGCCGCTGCCCCACCCCAGCCCGCGCAACCGGCTGTGGCTGGTGCGCAACCCGTGGTTCGAAAGCGACCTGCTGCCGGTACTGCGCGCGCGGGTGGCCGACGCGCTGGCCGGCTGA
- a CDS encoding 3-oxoacyl-ACP synthase III, with protein sequence MPFQNVSIAGLAHVDAPHTLTSKEINERLQPTLDRLGIRADMLGDVAGIHARRLWDPGTQASDAATLAGRKALEDAGVSPDRIGLLVNTSVSRDYLEPSTASIVSGNLGIGEDCVTFDIANACLAFINGMDVAARMIERGDIDYALIVDGESSNLVYEKTLERMSAPDVTAQQLRDEFAALTTGSGAAAMVLARAELVPDAPRYKGGVTRAANQWNKLCVGNLDRMVTDTRLLLIEGIKLATKTFEATRQALGWAVDEIDQFVIHQVSQPHTNAFIKAFGIDPKKVMTIFGEHGNVGPASVPIVLSKLRQLGKLKKGDRVALMGIGSGLNCTMAEVVW encoded by the coding sequence ATGCCCTTCCAGAATGTCTCCATCGCGGGACTGGCGCATGTCGACGCGCCGCATACCCTGACCTCCAAGGAAATCAACGAGCGTCTGCAGCCGACGCTGGACCGTCTGGGCATCCGTGCGGACATGCTGGGCGATGTCGCCGGCATCCATGCGCGCCGCCTGTGGGACCCGGGTACGCAGGCGTCCGACGCGGCCACCCTGGCCGGGCGCAAGGCGCTGGAGGACGCCGGCGTGTCGCCGGACCGTATCGGCCTGCTGGTCAACACCTCGGTCAGCCGCGACTACCTGGAGCCGTCCACCGCGTCGATCGTCTCGGGCAACCTGGGCATCGGCGAGGACTGCGTCACCTTCGACATCGCCAACGCCTGCCTGGCCTTCATCAACGGCATGGACGTGGCCGCGCGCATGATCGAGCGCGGCGACATCGACTATGCGCTGATCGTCGACGGCGAAAGCTCCAACCTGGTCTATGAAAAGACCCTGGAGCGGATGAGCGCGCCCGACGTCACCGCGCAGCAGCTGCGCGACGAGTTCGCCGCGCTGACCACCGGCTCCGGTGCCGCCGCCATGGTGCTGGCCCGCGCCGAGCTGGTGCCCGACGCGCCGCGCTACAAGGGCGGCGTGACCCGCGCGGCCAACCAGTGGAACAAGCTGTGCGTGGGCAACCTGGACCGCATGGTCACCGACACCCGGCTGCTGCTGATCGAAGGCATCAAGCTGGCCACCAAGACCTTCGAGGCCACCCGCCAGGCGCTGGGCTGGGCGGTGGACGAGATCGACCAGTTCGTCATCCACCAAGTCAGCCAGCCGCATACCAACGCCTTCATCAAGGCGTTCGGCATCGACCCGAAGAAGGTGATGACCATCTTCGGCGAGCACGGCAACGTGGGCCCGGCGTCGGTGCCGATCGTGCTGAGCAAGCTGCGCCAGCTGGGCAAGCTGAAGAAGGGCGACCGCGTGGCGCTGATGGGCATCGGCTCGGGCCTGAACTGCACCATGGCCGAGGTGGTCTGGTAA
- a CDS encoding peptidase M16, translating into MNAATPRTALLATALGLALGGFAGLPLPAAAKAPAPATAVDIPFEEFTLPNGLRVVVHTDRKAPIVAVNIWYHVGAKDEPSGRTGFAHLFEHLMFQGSENHHGEFFEPFKQVGATDQNGTTNTDRTNYFQNVPTTALDMALWMESDRMGHLLGAIDQAALDEQRGVVQNEKRQGENQPYGQVWDKLTRALYPAGHPYHHGVIGSMNDLNAASLEDVKTWFRTWYGPNNAVLVLAGDIDVATAKEKVARYFGDIPAGPTMAQPKVDVAKRAASTREVMTDKVPQARIYRAWNVAQVGTTDIDQLQLFAQVLGGAKSSRLDQRLLHQDKLVDNIGTMVGPSQLGSNFIIMATVKQGVDPAKVEAVIDEELKRLVADGPSAEELARAKTAFRAGFIRGIERIGGFGGKADALAECAVYEGDPGCFRASLSNIQNASVADLKAVGAKWLGVGDHTLVVEPGERVALAELPSGKPAPFNVPAVDPKYRVLPSQVDRSAGVPQTATFPELKFPQLQRATLKNGTRVVLAERHDIPVVQFSYEFPGGFTADQGRKPGTANFTMGMLDEGAGKLGSLAFADAADALGARIGAGASLDGANVYLSALKENLAPSLALYADALRAPRFDQSEIDRIKATWIAGIKQEKVNPNAVAMRVLPPLLYGKGHPYAIPFTGSGDEAAIQALGRDDLLSFHKDWVRPENATLVVVGDTTLKEIVPLLDRQLGDWKGEGPAPKVAAPAAVARPDKARVYLIDQPGAVQANLFAGQVVPSTMDAGATRFDIANGVLGGDFTSRLNMNLREDKHWSYGARSSASGALGQRPWMAVAPVQIDKTGDAMKEMQAEISQFASGQRPPTTDEVARIRNIQTLSLPGAYETASAVMNTIGGIVRYQRPDDYVFKRKAEIEAMTPAQVAEAARTLDPARLTWVVVGDLKQTEAPVRALGLGEVTVIDSDGNPVPAAK; encoded by the coding sequence ATGAACGCAGCAACACCCCGGACCGCGCTTCTCGCCACCGCGCTCGGCCTTGCCCTGGGCGGATTCGCCGGCCTGCCCCTGCCGGCCGCCGCCAAGGCACCCGCCCCGGCCACGGCCGTGGACATCCCGTTCGAGGAGTTCACCCTGCCCAACGGCCTGCGCGTGGTGGTGCACACCGACCGCAAGGCGCCGATCGTGGCGGTCAACATCTGGTACCACGTCGGCGCCAAGGACGAGCCGTCCGGCCGCACCGGTTTCGCCCACCTGTTCGAGCACCTGATGTTCCAGGGCAGCGAGAACCACCACGGCGAGTTCTTCGAGCCCTTCAAGCAGGTCGGCGCCACCGACCAGAACGGCACCACCAACACCGACCGCACCAACTACTTCCAGAACGTGCCCACCACCGCCCTGGACATGGCGCTGTGGATGGAGTCCGACCGCATGGGCCACCTGCTCGGCGCGATCGACCAGGCCGCGCTCGACGAGCAGCGCGGCGTGGTGCAGAACGAGAAGCGCCAGGGCGAGAACCAGCCCTATGGCCAGGTGTGGGACAAGCTGACCCGTGCGCTGTACCCGGCCGGCCATCCGTACCACCACGGCGTGATCGGTTCGATGAACGACCTCAACGCCGCCTCGCTGGAAGACGTCAAGACCTGGTTCCGCACCTGGTACGGTCCGAACAACGCGGTGCTGGTGCTGGCCGGCGACATCGACGTGGCCACCGCCAAGGAAAAGGTCGCCCGTTACTTCGGCGACATCCCGGCCGGCCCGACCATGGCCCAGCCGAAGGTGGACGTGGCCAAGCGCGCCGCCTCCACCCGCGAGGTGATGACCGACAAGGTGCCGCAGGCACGCATCTACCGCGCCTGGAACGTGGCCCAGGTCGGCACCACCGACATCGACCAGCTGCAGCTGTTCGCGCAGGTGCTCGGTGGCGCCAAGTCCTCGCGCCTGGACCAGCGGCTGCTGCACCAGGACAAGCTGGTGGACAACATCGGCACCATGGTCGGCCCGTCGCAGCTGGGCTCGAACTTCATCATCATGGCCACGGTCAAGCAGGGCGTGGACCCGGCCAAGGTCGAGGCGGTCATCGACGAGGAACTGAAGCGGCTGGTGGCCGACGGCCCCAGCGCCGAGGAGCTGGCGCGCGCCAAGACCGCGTTCCGTGCCGGCTTCATCCGCGGCATCGAGCGCATCGGCGGCTTCGGCGGCAAGGCCGATGCGCTGGCCGAGTGCGCCGTGTACGAGGGCGACCCGGGCTGCTTCCGCGCCTCGCTGTCCAACATCCAGAACGCCAGCGTCGCCGACCTCAAGGCGGTCGGCGCCAAGTGGCTGGGGGTGGGCGACCACACCCTGGTGGTCGAGCCGGGCGAGCGCGTGGCGCTGGCCGAGCTGCCCTCGGGCAAGCCCGCGCCGTTCAACGTGCCGGCGGTCGACCCCAAGTACCGCGTGCTGCCCTCGCAGGTGGACCGCAGCGCCGGCGTGCCGCAGACCGCGACCTTCCCGGAGCTGAAGTTCCCGCAGCTGCAGCGTGCCACGCTGAAGAACGGCACGCGGGTGGTGCTGGCCGAACGCCATGACATCCCGGTGGTGCAGTTCAGCTACGAGTTCCCGGGCGGATTCACCGCCGACCAGGGCCGCAAGCCGGGCACCGCCAACTTCACCATGGGCATGCTCGACGAAGGCGCCGGCAAGCTCGGCTCGCTGGCCTTCGCCGATGCCGCCGACGCGCTGGGTGCGCGCATCGGCGCCGGCGCCTCGCTCGACGGCGCCAATGTCTACCTGTCGGCACTGAAGGAGAACCTGGCGCCGTCGCTGGCGCTGTATGCCGACGCGCTGCGCGCGCCGCGCTTCGACCAGAGCGAGATCGACCGCATCAAGGCCACCTGGATCGCCGGCATCAAGCAGGAGAAGGTCAACCCGAACGCGGTGGCGATGCGGGTGTTGCCGCCGCTGCTGTACGGCAAGGGCCATCCGTACGCCATCCCGTTCACCGGCAGCGGCGACGAGGCGGCGATCCAGGCGCTGGGCCGCGACGACCTGCTGTCCTTCCACAAGGACTGGGTGCGCCCGGAGAACGCCACCCTGGTCGTGGTCGGCGACACCACGCTGAAGGAGATCGTGCCGCTGCTGGACCGCCAGCTCGGCGACTGGAAGGGCGAGGGCCCGGCGCCCAAGGTGGCCGCACCGGCTGCGGTCGCGCGCCCGGACAAGGCCCGCGTGTACCTGATCGACCAGCCCGGCGCGGTGCAGGCCAACCTGTTCGCCGGCCAGGTGGTGCCCTCCACCATGGACGCCGGGGCGACCCGTTTCGACATCGCCAACGGCGTGCTGGGCGGCGATTTCACCTCGCGCCTGAACATGAACCTGCGCGAGGACAAGCACTGGTCCTACGGTGCCCGTTCCAGCGCCAGCGGCGCGCTGGGGCAGCGGCCGTGGATGGCGGTGGCGCCGGTGCAGATCGACAAGACCGGCGACGCGATGAAGGAAATGCAGGCCGAGATCAGCCAGTTCGCCAGCGGCCAGCGGCCGCCGACGACGGACGAAGTCGCCCGCATCCGCAACATCCAGACGCTGAGCCTGCCGGGCGCCTACGAGACCGCCTCGGCGGTGATGAACACCATCGGCGGCATCGTGCGCTACCAGCGCCCGGACGACTACGTGTTCAAGCGCAAGGCCGAGATCGAGGCGATGACCCCGGCGCAGGTGGCCGAAGCGGCGCGGACGCTGGACCCGGCGCGGCTGACCTGGGTGGTGGTCGGCGACCTCAAGCAGACCGAGGCACCGGTGCGTGCGTTGGGCCTGGGCGAGGTGACCGTGATCGACAGCGACGGCAACCCGGTGCCGGCCGCCAAGTGA
- a CDS encoding tRNA (uridine(34)/cytosine(34)/5-carboxymethylaminomethyluridine(34)-2'-O)-methyltransferase TrmL (member of the SPOUT superfamily of RNA methyltransferases), with protein sequence MTVAPVFHVLLYQPEIPPNTGNVIRLCANTGARLHLIEPLGFDLSDRQLKRAGLDYHEYARLQVHPDLDTALARIAPSRLFAMSTRASVRYDTVRFADGDAFLFGPETRGLPQALLDALPAGHRLRLPMQPDNRSLNLSNSVAVVVFEAWRQHGFAGGQ encoded by the coding sequence ATGACCGTCGCCCCCGTTTTCCATGTACTGCTGTACCAGCCCGAGATCCCGCCCAATACCGGCAACGTGATCCGGCTCTGCGCCAACACCGGCGCGCGGCTCCACCTGATCGAACCGCTCGGCTTCGACCTCAGCGACAGGCAGCTCAAGCGGGCCGGCCTGGATTACCACGAATACGCGCGCCTGCAGGTCCATCCGGACCTGGACACCGCGCTGGCGCGGATCGCGCCCAGCCGCCTGTTCGCCATGAGTACCCGCGCCAGCGTGCGCTACGACACGGTGCGCTTTGCCGACGGCGACGCCTTCCTGTTCGGCCCGGAAACGCGCGGCCTGCCACAGGCACTGCTCGACGCCCTGCCCGCCGGCCATCGCCTGCGCCTGCCGATGCAGCCGGACAACCGCAGCCTCAACCTGTCCAACTCGGTCGCCGTGGTGGTGTTCGAGGCCTGGCGCCAGCACGGCTTCGCCGGCGGCCAGTAA
- a CDS encoding CoA transferase, translated as MNLLDGVRVLDLSRILAGPWATQVLADFGADVIKVERPGVGDDTRGWGPPFLRDAAGNDTAESAYYLCANRGKRSVAIDFTQPQGQALIRALAARCQVLVENYKVGGLAKYGLDYASLRAHNPALVYCSITGYGQDGPYARRAGYDAAIQAIGGLMSVTGEPDDAPGGGPQKVGVAATDLMTGMYAATAILAALRHAERTGQGQQIDLALLDTQVAWLANQASNWLVGGQVPGRQGTAHPNIVPYQVMPAADGHFMLAVGNDAQFARLCAVIGTPELAADARYATNSGRVAHRAVLVPLLQQRLRTRSAGEWLQELERAQVPASPVNRIDQVFDDPQVCARGLRIDLPHAAGGSVPGVRNPVRFSATPLQYRQAAPVLGQHTAQVLEEVLSLDAVRLRALRAAGVVGGG; from the coding sequence ATGAACCTGCTCGACGGCGTGCGCGTGCTCGACCTGTCGCGCATCCTGGCCGGGCCGTGGGCCACCCAGGTGCTGGCCGATTTCGGCGCCGATGTCATCAAGGTCGAGCGCCCGGGCGTGGGCGACGACACCCGTGGCTGGGGGCCGCCGTTCCTCAGGGACGCCGCGGGCAACGACACCGCCGAGTCGGCGTACTACCTGTGCGCCAACCGCGGCAAGCGTTCGGTCGCCATCGACTTCACCCAGCCGCAGGGGCAGGCGCTGATCCGCGCGCTGGCCGCGCGCTGCCAGGTACTGGTGGAAAACTACAAGGTCGGCGGGCTGGCGAAGTACGGGCTGGACTACGCCAGCCTGCGCGCGCACAACCCGGCGCTGGTGTACTGCTCGATCACCGGTTACGGCCAGGACGGGCCTTACGCGCGGCGCGCCGGCTACGACGCCGCCATCCAGGCCATCGGCGGATTGATGAGCGTGACCGGTGAACCCGACGACGCGCCCGGCGGTGGCCCGCAGAAGGTGGGCGTGGCCGCGACCGACCTGATGACCGGCATGTACGCGGCCACCGCGATCCTGGCGGCGCTGCGCCATGCCGAACGCACCGGCCAGGGCCAGCAGATCGACCTGGCGCTGCTGGACACGCAGGTGGCGTGGCTGGCCAACCAGGCGTCCAACTGGCTGGTCGGCGGCCAGGTGCCGGGCCGCCAGGGCACCGCGCATCCGAACATCGTGCCGTACCAGGTGATGCCGGCGGCCGATGGCCATTTCATGCTGGCGGTGGGCAACGACGCGCAGTTCGCGCGCCTGTGCGCGGTGATCGGCACCCCGGAGCTGGCCGCCGATGCCCGCTATGCGACCAACAGCGGGCGGGTGGCGCATCGCGCCGTACTGGTGCCGCTGCTGCAGCAGCGGCTGCGCACGCGCAGCGCCGGCGAATGGCTGCAGGAGCTGGAACGGGCGCAGGTGCCGGCCAGCCCGGTCAACCGCATCGACCAGGTCTTCGACGATCCACAGGTCTGCGCGCGCGGACTGCGCATCGACCTGCCGCATGCGGCGGGCGGCAGCGTGCCGGGGGTGCGCAACCCGGTGCGGTTCTCGGCTACGCCACTGCAGTACCGGCAGGCCGCCCCGGTGCTGGGGCAGCACACCGCGCAGGTGCTCGAAGAGGTGCTGTCGCTCGATGCCGTCCGCCTGCGGGCGTTGCGGGCGGCGGGCGTGGTGGGCGGCGGGTGA
- a CDS encoding ATP-dependent DNA helicase DinG, whose translation MTEKVEAPRALTEEVKTAIRDAYAKLQANTPGFSTRRSQSQMIGVVSRALASGGVGVVEAPTGVGKSLGYLTAGVPIALASKKKLVISTGTVALQSQLVERDIPSFLKATGLQATVALAKGRTRYLCTRNAAEAQGEGAQEGMFGDEVLLYERPLAPIEMDVAGKLMRAFIEGRWNGDLDNAPEAVTPGLRLRITTPASGCAGRRCAYSTQCPVLRARNEVREAQIVVTNHALLLSALSIGESDNGQPLIAAPADMLLVLDEGHHIGNVAIDQGAASLPLDDMARRTGRLQIIIAGAYRAVDKDRIGNLLPNEAIDAAARVAKLLKAFADGIAQVWTPAADEREPLWRAANGRLPEAWRQPVEELADETRTLLNWATAAAAQVAKGKPEDAAHERLQRSLGMALEMIQQQYDLWAGWRREDKEGQPPMARWITLTRDGEHVLHCSPVSAAMVLRKLLWDEVDSVVMTSATLTGGGDFQALAIDNGIPAEAEMVSLASPFDLPNQAQLVVPPFPVTPDDRERHPREVAKYLAAELDWDKGSIVLFTSRWKMEKVAELMPATLRRKVLVQGEGAKQKMIDEHLRRTAAGEGSVLFGLNSFGEGLDLPGEACTTVVITQVPFAVPTDPQTSTLSEWFESRGLNSFNLIAIPHALRTLTQFAGRLIRTSTDTGRVVILDSRLLTRRYGKRIIDALPPFRRVIG comes from the coding sequence GTGACGGAGAAAGTGGAAGCGCCGCGTGCGTTGACCGAGGAAGTGAAGACGGCCATCCGCGACGCCTACGCGAAGCTGCAGGCCAACACGCCCGGCTTCAGCACGCGGCGCTCGCAGAGCCAGATGATCGGCGTGGTCTCGCGCGCGCTGGCCAGCGGTGGCGTGGGCGTGGTCGAGGCGCCGACCGGGGTCGGCAAGAGCCTGGGCTACCTGACCGCCGGCGTGCCCATCGCGCTGGCCTCGAAGAAGAAGCTGGTGATCAGCACCGGCACGGTGGCGCTGCAGTCGCAGCTGGTCGAGCGCGACATTCCCAGTTTCCTCAAGGCCACCGGCCTGCAGGCCACGGTGGCGCTGGCCAAGGGCCGCACCCGCTACCTGTGCACGCGCAATGCCGCCGAAGCGCAGGGCGAGGGCGCGCAGGAGGGCATGTTCGGCGACGAAGTGCTGCTCTACGAGCGGCCGCTGGCGCCGATCGAAATGGACGTGGCCGGCAAGCTGATGCGCGCTTTCATCGAAGGGCGCTGGAACGGCGACCTGGACAACGCACCGGAGGCGGTCACGCCCGGCCTGCGCCTGCGCATCACTACCCCGGCCTCGGGCTGCGCCGGGCGCCGCTGTGCCTATTCGACCCAGTGCCCGGTGCTGCGCGCGCGCAACGAGGTGCGCGAGGCGCAGATCGTGGTGACCAACCACGCGCTGCTGCTGTCGGCGCTGTCCATCGGCGAATCCGACAACGGCCAGCCGCTGATCGCCGCGCCCGCCGACATGCTGCTGGTGCTGGACGAAGGCCACCACATCGGCAACGTCGCCATCGACCAGGGCGCGGCCAGCCTGCCGCTGGACGACATGGCGCGGCGCACCGGGCGCCTGCAGATCATCATCGCCGGCGCCTACCGTGCGGTGGACAAGGACAGGATCGGCAACCTGCTGCCGAACGAGGCGATCGACGCCGCGGCGCGCGTGGCCAAGCTGCTCAAGGCGTTCGCCGACGGCATCGCGCAGGTGTGGACGCCGGCAGCGGACGAACGCGAGCCGCTGTGGCGCGCCGCCAACGGCCGCCTGCCGGAGGCGTGGCGGCAGCCGGTCGAGGAACTGGCCGACGAGACCCGGACCCTGCTCAACTGGGCCACGGCCGCGGCCGCGCAAGTGGCCAAGGGCAAGCCCGAGGACGCCGCCCACGAGCGCCTGCAGCGCAGCCTGGGCATGGCACTGGAGATGATCCAGCAGCAGTACGACCTGTGGGCCGGCTGGCGCCGCGAGGACAAGGAAGGCCAGCCGCCGATGGCGCGCTGGATCACCCTGACCCGCGACGGCGAACATGTGCTGCACTGCTCGCCGGTGTCGGCGGCGATGGTGCTGCGCAAGCTGTTGTGGGACGAAGTGGATTCGGTGGTGATGACCTCGGCCACGCTCACCGGCGGCGGCGATTTCCAGGCGCTGGCCATCGACAACGGCATTCCGGCCGAGGCGGAAATGGTGTCGCTGGCCTCGCCGTTCGACCTGCCCAACCAGGCGCAGTTGGTGGTGCCGCCGTTCCCGGTGACGCCGGACGACCGCGAGCGCCACCCGAGGGAGGTGGCGAAGTACCTGGCCGCCGAGCTGGACTGGGACAAGGGCAGCATCGTGCTGTTCACCTCGCGCTGGAAGATGGAGAAGGTGGCCGAGCTGATGCCGGCCACGCTGCGCCGGAAGGTGCTGGTGCAGGGCGAAGGCGCCAAGCAGAAGATGATCGACGAGCACCTGCGCCGCACCGCCGCCGGCGAGGGCTCGGTGCTGTTCGGGCTCAATTCCTTCGGCGAGGGCCTTGACCTGCCGGGCGAGGCCTGTACCACGGTGGTCATCACCCAGGTGCCGTTCGCGGTGCCGACCGATCCGCAGACCTCGACGTTGAGCGAGTGGTTCGAGAGCCGCGGGTTGAATTCCTTCAACCTGATCGCGATCCCGCATGCGCTGCGCACGCTGACCCAGTTCGCCGGGCGCCTGATCCGCACCTCCACCGATACCGGGCGCGTGGTCATCCTCGATTCGCGGCTGCTCACGCGCCGCTACGGCAAGCGCATCATCGACGCGCTGCCGCCGTTCAGGCGGGTGATCGGCTGA
- a CDS encoding shikimate dehydrogenase, translating into MSVARYAVFGHPIAHSQSPHIHAAFARAQGIEIDYRAIDATAQDFTAALDAFAADGGVGANVTLPHKEAAFALCATTTSRAQRAGAVNTLLRKGERWHGDNTDGIGLVRDLTGRNGLDLRGRRVLLLGAGGAARGVAPALLDAGILELVVANRTPERADALVDAMSEPGRVISAYWDALREQGDFELIINATSAGQGEGEAFTLPLSLVNSLTTAVDLNYGEAAIPFLAWARAAGCRNEFDGLGMLVEQAAESFQQWHGVRPETDAVYAALRARAATLVTAD; encoded by the coding sequence ATGAGCGTCGCCCGCTACGCCGTCTTTGGCCACCCCATCGCCCATTCGCAGTCGCCGCACATCCACGCCGCCTTCGCCAGGGCGCAGGGGATCGAGATCGATTACCGCGCCATCGATGCCACCGCGCAGGATTTCACCGCGGCGCTGGACGCGTTCGCCGCCGACGGCGGGGTGGGCGCCAACGTGACCCTGCCGCACAAGGAAGCGGCGTTCGCGCTGTGCGCCACCACCACTTCGCGCGCGCAGCGTGCCGGCGCGGTCAACACCCTGCTGCGCAAGGGCGAGCGCTGGCATGGCGACAACACCGACGGCATCGGCCTGGTGCGCGACCTCACCGGCCGCAACGGGCTGGACCTGCGCGGTCGCCGCGTGCTGCTGCTCGGCGCCGGTGGCGCCGCGCGCGGCGTGGCCCCCGCGCTGCTCGACGCCGGCATCCTCGAACTGGTGGTGGCCAACCGCACCCCGGAGCGCGCCGATGCGCTGGTGGACGCGATGAGCGAACCGGGCCGCGTCATCTCGGCCTATTGGGACGCACTGCGCGAGCAGGGCGACTTCGAGCTGATCATCAACGCCACCTCGGCCGGCCAGGGCGAGGGTGAGGCCTTCACCCTGCCGCTGTCGCTGGTCAACAGCCTGACCACCGCGGTCGACCTGAACTACGGCGAGGCGGCGATCCCGTTCCTGGCCTGGGCCCGCGCGGCCGGGTGCCGCAATGAGTTCGATGGCCTGGGCATGCTGGTGGAGCAGGCGGCGGAGAGCTTCCAGCAGTGGCACGGGGTGCGCCCGGAGACCGACGCGGTCTACGCCGCGCTGCGCGCACGCGCCGCCACCCTGGTCACCGCGGACTGA